In Gossypium arboreum isolate Shixiya-1 chromosome 6, ASM2569848v2, whole genome shotgun sequence, the following are encoded in one genomic region:
- the LOC108472620 gene encoding protein NEGATIVE GRAVITROPIC RESPONSE OF ROOTS-like: protein MKMFSWVQKKLTSKKSNIIPDNNHTKQPCKEEFNDWPHGLLAIGTLGNKIKQEADQKANLHQSVPSTQDHVNYLHGLTVEEVGKLQKELNLIFQEHGPTSPANLEGPSIPFDRFLDADSSTVEDEERVCSGCSDGSNSNNRKDDHHLQYRNSSLVQTRGKDMCSDNSKAAIGKKSLSFLLKKMFVCRSGFSPAPISLRDPAVMESGMEKMLKAILHKKIYPQNYSIKLSTKKSLESCTHISNTANGDEKIEKADDGSKWVKTDSEYIVLEI, encoded by the exons ATGAAG ATGTTCAGCTGGGTTCAAAAAAAGCTCACTAGCAAGAAATCCAACATTATTCCAGATAATA ATCATACAAAACAGCCTTGCAAAGAAGAGTTCAATGACTGGCCTCATGGACTGCTTGCGATTGGAACTTTGGGAAATAAGATAAAACAAGAAGCAGATCAGAAGGCAAATCTACACCAAAGTGTCCCCTCTACACAAGATCATGTCAATTATCTACATGGTCTGACGGTTGAAGAAGTAGGGAAACTTCAAAAAGAGTTGAACTTAATATTTCAAGAACATGGACCGACATCACCAGCTAATCTGGAAGGCCCTAGTATTCCATTTGATAGATTTCTGGATGCCGACTCGAGCACGGTCGAAGATGAAGAAAGGGTTTGCAGTGGATGCTCCGATGGTTCGAATTCAAACAACAGAAAAGATGATCACCATCTCCAGTATCGTAACAGCAGTTTGGTTCAGACTAGAGGGAAAGATATGTGCTCGGATAACTCAAAGGCTGCAATAGGGAAAAAATCATTATCATTTCTTTTGAAGAAGATGTTTGTTTGTAGAAGTGGATTTTCACCCGCCCCAATTAGTTTAAGGGATCCAGCAGTCATGGAATCAGGAATGGAGAAG ATGCTGAAGGCCATACTTCACAAGAAGATATATCCTCAAAATTATAGCATCAAACTGTCTACTAAGAAATCCTTAGAGAGCTGTACCCATATCTCCAACACTGCCAATGGGGATGAAAAGATAGAAAAGGCAGATGATGGAAGTAAATGGGTGAAAACAGATTCTGAAT ATATTGTTTTGGAAATATAA